One Halichoerus grypus chromosome 1, mHalGry1.hap1.1, whole genome shotgun sequence genomic region harbors:
- the ADIPOQ gene encoding adiponectin, with the protein MLLLRAVLLLLVLPTQGQDSVTEKPGVLLPLAKGACTGWLAGIPGHPGHNGTPGRDGRDGTPGEKGEKGDPGLVGPKGDTGETGVTGVEGPRGFPGIPGRKGEPGESAYVHRSAFSVGLESRVTVPNVPIRFTKIFYNLQNHYDATTGKFHCNIPGLYYFSYHITVYLKDVKVSLYKKDKAILFTYDQYQEKNVDQASGSVLLHLEVGDQVWLQVYGDGNSYGLYADNVHDSTFTGFLLYHDTN; encoded by the exons ATGCTGTTGCTACGAGCTGTTCTACTGCTACTAGTCCTGCCCACTCAGGGCCAGGACTCCGTGACAGAAAAGCCTGGAGTCCTGCTTCCTCTGGCCAAGGGGGCCTGCACAGGTTGGTTGGCAGGCATCCCAGGGCATCCTGGCCACAATGGGACCCCAGGCCGTGATGGCAGAGATGGCACCCCTGGCGAAAAGGGTGAGAAAGGAGATCCAG GTCTTGTTGGTCCTAAGGGTGACACTGGTGAAACCGGAGTAACTGGGGTTGAAGGTCCCCGAGGCTTTCCAGGAATCCCGGGCAGGAAAGGAGAACCTGGAGAAAGTGCCTATGTACATCGGTCAGCATTCAGTGTGGGATTGGAGAGCCGGGTCACTGTCCCCAATGTTCCCATTCGCTTTACCAAAATCTTCTACAATCTGCAAAACCACTATGATGCCACCACTGGAAAATTCCACTGCAACATTCCTGGGCTGTACTACTTCTCCTACCACATTACAGTCTACTTGAAGGATGTCAAGGTCAGCCTCTACAAGAAGGACAAAGCTATACTCTTCACCTATGACCAGTACCAGGAGAAGAATGTGGACCAggcctctggctctgtgctcctCCATCTGGAAGTGGGCGACCAAGTCTGGCTCCAGGTGTATGGGGATGGGAATTCTTATGGGCTCTATGCAGATAATGTCCATGACTCTACCTTTACAGGCTTCCTTCTCTACCATGATACCAACTGA